The Acidobacteriota bacterium genome contains the following window.
CCGGCCACCGGTACGCCCCCGGACTCGGCCCCACAGATGCCGTTGAAGGCTCCCAGGCGATTGTCGGCAGCGGTAATCTTGCTGAACGTGGTCAGGGGGGTGCCGATCAGGTCCACGCCGCGCACCAGTTCCTCCCGGCCGTCGGAGTGGATTCGATACACCATGACCGGCAGGACGTTAAAGGCATTCGGAGTCCTTCTCCCAGTATAGGTGAATCCCCCCTGGACGTCTTCGAAGTAGAGCCCAAAGGACTTGCCCTCCTTCTTCACCAGGTCGATCAACTGGCTCTTGAGATCTTCGCTGGAGTGGGGCTTGCTGACTTCGACGAACAGGTTCGACTGGCGCGCCACCGGCGCCAAGCCCGCCTGCTTGCGGCCGTGTCCATTCGAACGGGAGAACCCCTCGACCGGCGTCCGGGACATCAGGAAGTTCTTCAGGACGCCGTTCTCGATGACAGCCACCCTCCGCGCCTTCACGCCCTGGTTGTCAAAGCGATAGGAGCCAACCAGATCCATCGACTCGATGCGCCTCACCGTAGGATCGAAGACGACCGAGAAGATCTCCGGCAACACCTTCCGGTTCACCATCTTCTTGAAGGTCTGGGCGTCATCCTCCTCCTTCTGGCGATGTCCTTCCACCCGGTGGCCGAGAATCTCGTGGAAGAACACGGCGCTGGCCCTGCCGGAAAGGATGGCGGGGCCGGTGTAAGGATCGACGACAGGGGCGGTCCTCAGGGCTTCAAGATCGTCAATCATCTCCCCGACCGTCTTCAGGATGGAGTCGTCGCCGGGAAGCCCGTCCGGGGTCAAGGAAAAGAAAGACTCGTAGCGCGGCAACTCCATCCCGTCCTCGGCCTTGGTAAGAGCGGAAATGAACAGGCGATAGTAGGGTTGCGAGGTTCGGATCTCGGTCCCCTCGCTGTTCACATACCATCGTGTCTCCACGTTGGCCGAAACCCTGGCATCTGCCGAATAGATGTGAGCGGATTGGGAAAAAGGCGCCGTGTATTTTTCCAGCTTGTCCTTCCACAATGCCCGATCCAACGCGAGCGAAACCGGCTCTTCCGTCGACTTCTCGGGCTTCTCGGCCGTGAAATCCCCCGCCTGATCCTCTTCTTCCACCTTGATCCTGACATCGGCCCTGACCTTTGCCAGCCGCTCGACCGCCTCCTTGTACTTCTTGTCCGTCTGGTACCAGAGGATGCTTCGAAGCGCCTGGACGTCATCCACCGGCACCGCAACACCCCCACGGCCAAAGCGCTGGGAATTGCGACCGAAGCGTC
Protein-coding sequences here:
- a CDS encoding TldD/PmbA family protein, which gives rise to MKSPRRGFLFATLLVAPSILAGHPARGATPVLDAMKEELQRSVEAFSKQPTPLYFLSYEVTENVRVSLGASFGYFSGSSQGRNRLADIDLRVGSYDLDNTHTIRGRFGRNSQRFGRGGVAVPVDDVQALRSILWYQTDKKYKEAVERLAKVRADVRIKVEEEDQAGDFTAEKPEKSTEEPVSLALDRALWKDKLEKYTAPFSQSAHIYSADARVSANVETRWYVNSEGTEIRTSQPYYRLFISALTKAEDGMELPRYESFFSLTPDGLPGDDSILKTVGEMIDDLEALRTAPVVDPYTGPAILSGRASAVFFHEILGHRVEGHRQKEEDDAQTFKKMVNRKVLPEIFSVVFDPTVRRIESMDLVGSYRFDNQGVKARRVAVIENGVLKNFLMSRTPVEGFSRSNGHGRKQAGLAPVARQSNLFVEVSKPHSSEDLKSQLIDLVKKEGKSFGLYFEDVQGGFTYTGRRTPNAFNVLPVMVYRIHSDGREELVRGVDLIGTPLTTFSKITAADNRLGAFNGICGAESGGVPVAGVSPAVLVSQIEVQKKMKSQERAPILPAPWE